Proteins co-encoded in one Listeria ivanovii subsp. ivanovii genomic window:
- the fmnA gene encoding FAD export ECF transporter transmembrane subunit FmnA, protein MIEKLILGRFVPGESLIHGLDARTKLLAGFYYIGILFLANNWWTYALMVLFTLMVIQMTGIKLKVFIKGVKPLIWLILFTVVMQILFTSGGTIFFDWGPFTISSFGLLNGIFVFLRFVLIIMMSTVITLTTTPMNLTDAIAYILRPFAVLKVPVNDIALMISVALRFIPTLMGETDKIMKAQRARGVDFGEGNLFEQMKVVVPIFIPLFVSSFNRAEELADAMEARGYRGGEGRTRYRISHWHIGDLIAGLVMVLLTIGLIVLRTT, encoded by the coding sequence ATGATAGAAAAATTAATATTAGGTCGTTTTGTTCCAGGGGAGTCCTTGATTCATGGTCTTGATGCTCGAACAAAGCTACTCGCAGGCTTTTATTATATTGGTATTTTATTTTTGGCGAATAACTGGTGGACATATGCTTTAATGGTTCTGTTCACGCTAATGGTTATTCAAATGACTGGAATTAAATTAAAAGTATTCATTAAAGGTGTTAAGCCGTTAATTTGGTTAATTTTATTTACGGTGGTTATGCAAATTTTATTTACAAGTGGCGGTACAATTTTCTTTGACTGGGGTCCGTTTACGATCTCATCATTTGGTCTTTTAAATGGGATATTTGTATTTTTACGATTTGTACTAATTATTATGATGTCGACAGTAATCACATTAACTACAACACCAATGAATTTAACTGATGCAATTGCGTATATCCTTCGACCTTTCGCCGTCTTAAAAGTGCCGGTGAATGACATTGCGTTAATGATCTCGGTAGCGCTGCGTTTTATACCGACACTTATGGGTGAAACAGACAAGATTATGAAAGCTCAGCGTGCGCGTGGTGTGGACTTTGGTGAGGGCAATTTATTCGAACAAATGAAAGTTGTAGTCCCAATTTTTATTCCGCTATTCGTCAGTTCTTTTAATCGGGCAGAAGAATTAGCTGATGCAATGGAAGCAAGAGGATATCGAGGCGGCGAGGGAAGAACTCGTTATCGAATATCGCACTGGCATATAGGTGATTTGATTGCTGGTCTCGTAATGGTTCTTTTAACGATAGGTTTGATAGTATTGCGAACAACATAA